The following DNA comes from Enterocloster bolteae.
CTGTCCTCGCTGCTGTTTTCCATATTTTCTGCAAATCCCTTTAAATCCGCAGCCTTCCTGTTACTGCAGTCTCCCAGAAAAAATAAGATACGGGCCTTGTCCTTTATATCAGGGCGGTACAGCAGACCCAGCATTTTCCCGTAAAACCGGTCCTTATACTGGTCCGGCATTCTCCTGGCGCAGGCCACGGCTCCCTGGGGATGGTTTCCAACGATAGTTTCTTCAAACATCTTCAGCCCTTTCATTGGCGCCAGTTTAAAAAGCAGCTCTCCCTTTGCCCCATCTGTCTCCGGTCTGTCCCGCTGTAACAGAAGCTCAATTGTTTCAGGCTCCGCCTCTGTAAACTTATGGAATCCGGCCAGAATCCTAAGCTTGTCCTCTGTCAGAACAGCTCCCCCATACTCCTTTCTGAGTTCCTGCTGGGATTTAAGGCTGATATAACCATAGGATGTAAGGTTATGCCCGGCCAGAATTTCCAGGAAATACTGCTCAAACCACTCCAGAAATGTGAGACCCGTTAAAAAGGGACCGTATTCCGGCTCCATATTCCAGTCTATATATACAATTTTTCCTCTCTCGCTCCCCTTCCACATCAGCAGATTATCGTAGGTGCACCCCTGGGTGCCTATGACCAACAGGCCGGAGCAGACCTGCTTCATCCGGACATCATATTCATTATCATCATTTATATCCTCCATCTCTTCCATGGCCCGCGCCCAGTTAACAGGACTCATATTCCGGTCAATGAACGGAGGCAGGGCTTCCTTATCCCTGGCATCATAGAACCCCAGATATTCGTTGTACCGGTCCAGATTTTCCAGGGAGTAAAGGCCATAATACGGTCCTGCGCCGCCATTTCCCACCTTGGTGAGAAAAAATACATATTCATCCGGAAGAGTCAGGTGCCAGCGCGCCTCAAACCTCCTGACCTCCTCCCGTGTCACGGTGGGATTCAGTTTGTATCCATGTTTGGACGAACCGAAAATTTCACGCGTACCGTCCTTTTTTCCTGCCCGCTTAACTAAATCCTTTAGGTATGCGGCATGGGCGTCCGACAATGGTTCATATGTATTAGACGGATTGGGCGGCCTGGATTCCTGTTTTCTTCTCAAATACGCAGACAACTTTCCCCCTATTTTTCTGCCTGGCATACATCGCCCCCTGTCTCATCCCTGCTGCTGGCTTGAACAGCAAGCAAATGGTCGATATTCCGGATGTCATGCTTATCCACTTCCCTGAGTTCATACCCTGTATGGAATACTTTCTGACCCTTTGCCGAGATACACGGTATGGTCCTGCCCTCAAAAACCGCGCTTCCGAAATAATCCGCCTCAAATTCGTACCATCCGCCTTCCAGGTCTGCCTGCTTTGCAGTTCCATCATCATTGATTACAAATGGATGGATGTCCACATAACTCAGCTCCGGGTGGTAAAGTTCAATCCGCACCGGGCGCCAGTCTGTCACGATTTCATAACCTCGGGAAACCAAGGTGTCAAGCAATACGTCTGTGCACCGGGCATCAAAGTTGATATCTACGTCCCTGTGCTCCCTGGTCTGCTTCCCGACCAGCACGTCCACACCCCAGCCGCCGTCCAGCCAGTACTGTATGC
Coding sequences within:
- a CDS encoding nucleotidyltransferase domain-containing protein, with amino-acid sequence MIKKETVTKTDLLKVLDLMEASGIQYWLDGGWGVDVLVGKQTREHRDVDINFDARCTDVLLDTLVSRGYEIVTDWRPVRIELYHPELSYVDIHPFVINDDGTAKQADLEGGWYEFEADYFGSAVFEGRTIPCISAKGQKVFHTGYELREVDKHDIRNIDHLLAVQASSRDETGGDVCQAEK
- a CDS encoding SMI1/KNR4 family protein, with the translated sequence MPGRKIGGKLSAYLRRKQESRPPNPSNTYEPLSDAHAAYLKDLVKRAGKKDGTREIFGSSKHGYKLNPTVTREEVRRFEARWHLTLPDEYVFFLTKVGNGGAGPYYGLYSLENLDRYNEYLGFYDARDKEALPPFIDRNMSPVNWARAMEEMEDINDDNEYDVRMKQVCSGLLVIGTQGCTYDNLLMWKGSERGKIVYIDWNMEPEYGPFLTGLTFLEWFEQYFLEILAGHNLTSYGYISLKSQQELRKEYGGAVLTEDKLRILAGFHKFTEAEPETIELLLQRDRPETDGAKGELLFKLAPMKGLKMFEETIVGNHPQGAVACARRMPDQYKDRFYGKMLGLLYRPDIKDKARILFFLGDCSNRKAADLKGFAENMENSSEDRSTAVYVMGKCPDKLDFAEFFAKRMQGEDYWLAHAALQAMSRTPCAELTDTYEWMWKRYEGDRMMRSNLQIAFEANGIEKK